The Candidatus Omnitrophota bacterium genome contains the following window.
TGAAATTCTCGAATATCTCCACATCATATACTGCCTGGGTTTGAAAGAATTCTGCTCCTGCTTCGATCTTTTTCTCCATCTTTATAATCTGCGGCTCTAAAGGGTCGGCGCCTGGATTTACTACAGCTCCGACGCAAAACTTCCCAGATTCACCCTCTAAGGCATTGCCTGCCATATCCTTACCAGCCTCCAGACCCCTTATAACCTTAATCAATTGTACAGAATCCAAATCAAATACTGGTTTTGCCTGAGGATGATCGCCCAAAGAAGGATGATCACCTGTTAAGGCCAAGACATTTTCAATGCCTAAACTCGCAGCAGATAAAATATCTGATTGTAAGGCAAGGCGATTCCTATCCCTACAGGTAAGCTGATAAATCGGCTCATATCCTTTTTCCTTCAAGAGCCGACAGACCGCCAGGGAGCCTAAGCGCATCACTGAACTCTGCAGGTCTGTAACATTTATTGCATCAACGCGGCTGCGAATGAGTTCTGCATCCTCTAGGAGGGTTTCGGTGTGTATTCCTTTAGGCGGGCCAATCTCGCTGGTAATTAGAAATTTTTCCTGTTTGATTTTTTCTTTAAAACTCATTTTGAATTTAGGAACTTGTAGGCCTGAACTAGATTCTTCATCAACATTGTAACTGTAAGCGGTCCGACTCCGCCGGGAACAGGGGTAATAAAAGAGGCTCTTTTGGCTGCATTTTCAAACTCAACATCTCCAACAAGCTTACCCTCAACTCTATTTATTCCTACATCAATAACAATTGCACCTTGTTTTATCCAGTCACCTGGGATTAGATTCGGCCTACCCACAGCAACGATTAAGATTTCTGCTTTTCTAACATGTTCCTCTAACTTGAGAGCCTTACTTGTAGCTATATGGCAAGTAGTAACAGTAGCAAATTCTTCCAAAAGAAGAAGACTTAAAGGTTTTCCTACTATCTCACTATGTCCAACTACTACAACCTCTTTACCATAAAGTTTAACCCCGGTCTCCTTCAACAATTGCATACAGGCAGCAGGCGTACAAGGTAGGATTTTGGCTTTACCAAACACAATCTTTCCCATATTGGCTGGATGCATGCCTTCAACATCCTTGTCTGGACTGATATATTGGCTAATCTTCTTATAATCAATAGCAGCAGGTAAAGGCATCTGTATAATGATGCCATGGACAGCAGTATCGGAGTTGAATTTATATATAAATTCAATTAGTGCGCTCTCAGTTGTGTCCTGATTTAATTTATGATACCGATAATCTATTCCTAAATTCTCGGCTGTTTT
Protein-coding sequences here:
- a CDS encoding methylenetetrahydrofolate reductase, which gives rise to MSFKEKIKQEKFLITSEIGPPKGIHTETLLEDAELIRSRVDAINVTDLQSSVMRLGSLAVCRLLKEKGYEPIYQLTCRDRNRLALQSDILSAASLGIENVLALTGDHPSLGDHPQAKPVFDLDSVQLIKVIRGLEAGKDMAGNALEGESGKFCVGAVVNPGADPLEPQIIKMEKKIEAGAEFFQTQAVYDVEIFENFIKKIKHLKTKILVGIVLLKSAGMAKYMNKNVAGVNVPQELISQMQDTTDKVATSIDIAAGLIKALKPMCDGVHIMPIGWDKKVPLVLEAAGL
- a CDS encoding bifunctional 5,10-methylenetetrahydrofolate dehydrogenase/5,10-methenyltetrahydrofolate cyclohydrolase, encoding MCAKLLEGKPIAVRIKEEIKKEVEEFSSKPVLVSVQVGDNAGSESYAKSQKKTAENLGIDYRYHKLNQDTTESALIEFIYKFNSDTAVHGIIIQMPLPAAIDYKKISQYISPDKDVEGMHPANMGKIVFGKAKILPCTPAACMQLLKETGVKLYGKEVVVVGHSEIVGKPLSLLLLEEFATVTTCHIATSKALKLEEHVRKAEILIVAVGRPNLIPGDWIKQGAIVIDVGINRVEGKLVGDVEFENAAKRASFITPVPGGVGPLTVTMLMKNLVQAYKFLNSK